From Chelatococcus sp. YT9, a single genomic window includes:
- a CDS encoding FAD-binding oxidoreductase: MAQPSSFGALPNLYEDAPLNAAPATDFLADGARADICVVGAGFTGLGAALTLAEGGADVLVLEASRIGGGASGVNGGQIHPGQRRDQRWLEAKVGEEEAMRLWQFAEEARRWLHDRIARHEITCDFEPGLLSLAHRRDIAEGMRVDALHMAKRYGVDGLEVLTPADLHGYTGAQGYLGGIFDPRGGHLDPLALTRGLAATASAAGARIAETATVRCITRDGTGWRLETTRGTVSARIVVVTGDGSLGNLLPEVAAHVVPIVNFMVATEPLGSRATTVLTKRYAASDSKFVVNYFKRTADDRLVFGGGESYGDAVPTNIRSRVQPRLLKVFPDLADVPLTHAWGGRLGITATRLPFVRRLGPDLRLAPEAGTGPDLYVASGFSGQGVMIGPYTGVAIAEAIAGRSDRFELMARLPVPRFPGGPLLRRGMVIAAMVGAGLVDRL; this comes from the coding sequence ATGGCTCAGCCTTCGTCCTTCGGCGCCCTACCCAACCTCTATGAGGACGCGCCCCTCAATGCCGCACCTGCCACGGACTTCCTGGCGGATGGTGCGCGCGCCGATATCTGCGTCGTCGGAGCCGGCTTCACCGGGCTTGGCGCCGCGCTGACCTTGGCCGAAGGAGGCGCCGATGTTCTCGTTCTCGAGGCGAGCCGCATCGGAGGTGGGGCCTCGGGCGTCAATGGCGGGCAAATTCATCCGGGCCAGCGCCGCGACCAGCGATGGTTAGAAGCGAAGGTCGGCGAGGAAGAGGCGATGCGCCTCTGGCAGTTTGCGGAGGAGGCGCGGCGCTGGCTGCATGACCGCATCGCACGCCACGAAATCACCTGCGACTTCGAGCCGGGCCTCCTCAGTCTTGCCCATCGGCGCGATATCGCTGAGGGAATGCGGGTCGATGCGCTCCATATGGCCAAACGTTATGGCGTCGATGGGCTCGAGGTTTTGACCCCTGCAGACCTGCATGGCTACACAGGCGCGCAGGGCTATCTCGGCGGGATATTCGATCCTCGCGGCGGGCATCTGGACCCACTCGCGCTCACCCGCGGCCTTGCGGCTACGGCGAGCGCCGCGGGCGCGCGTATCGCCGAGACCGCAACTGTGCGGTGCATCACGCGCGATGGCACCGGCTGGCGCCTGGAGACAACCCGCGGCACGGTGAGTGCCCGCATTGTTGTTGTGACAGGCGATGGCAGTCTCGGCAATCTCCTGCCCGAAGTTGCCGCGCATGTGGTGCCCATCGTGAATTTCATGGTGGCGACGGAGCCACTCGGCAGCCGGGCGACAACGGTGCTGACCAAGCGCTATGCGGCTTCCGATAGCAAATTCGTGGTCAACTACTTCAAGCGGACGGCAGACGATCGCCTCGTCTTCGGCGGTGGCGAGAGTTACGGCGACGCCGTGCCCACCAACATCCGGAGCCGTGTGCAACCACGTCTGCTCAAGGTCTTCCCCGATCTCGCGGACGTACCGCTAACTCACGCTTGGGGCGGGCGCCTCGGAATCACGGCCACCCGCCTGCCCTTCGTCCGCAGGTTAGGACCCGACCTGAGGCTTGCGCCCGAAGCGGGGACTGGGCCTGATCTCTATGTGGCTTCAGGCTTTTCCGGCCAAGGCGTCATGATTGGTCCCTACACGGGTGTTGCGATCGCGGAGGCGATCGCGGGGCGAAGCGATCGCTTCGAGCTTATGGCGCGCTTGCCGGTTCCGCGGTTTCCCGGCGGACCGCTACTGCGGCGCGGGATGGTGATCGCCGCCATGGTCGGCGCTGGATTGGTCGATCGGCTCTGA
- a CDS encoding glutamine synthetase family protein: protein MAKQDKKGTKLLQNNRGAADIEAARAFVDAHGIEDIECFVPNQAGVARGKMMPSEKFFGSPNLSLPGAIFYQTISGDYPDEVVDKELPTDGDLILEPDLSTLTVVPWASDPTAQIIHDAYFRDGRPVETSPRQVLKRVVDMYRQRGWQPIVAPEIEFYLVKRNTDPDYPLEPPIGRSGRAEIGRQAYSIAAVNEFDALFDLIYDYSEAQGLEIDTLIHEEGAGQMEINLRHGDPIDLADQVFLFKRTIREAALAHDMYATFMAKPIAHQPGSAMHIHMSVVDAETGANIFTNQADGQPTQEFFSYIAGLQTHLPAAMAMLAPYVNSYRRLTRHSTAPINTRWGYDNRTTGLRVPPSSPEARRVENRVPSSDANPYLAIAASLACGLLGVERRLRPGEPVPGSAYDLDHDLPLGLLEAVAALEESEAMREILGESFVRAFTAVKRSEFETFMEVISPWEREYLLLNV, encoded by the coding sequence ATGGCGAAACAGGACAAAAAGGGCACCAAGCTCCTGCAGAACAATCGCGGAGCGGCCGATATCGAAGCAGCGCGTGCCTTCGTCGATGCGCACGGCATCGAGGATATCGAGTGTTTTGTGCCCAATCAGGCCGGTGTCGCCCGCGGCAAGATGATGCCGTCGGAAAAGTTCTTCGGCAGCCCCAATCTCAGCCTGCCGGGCGCCATCTTTTACCAGACCATCTCGGGTGACTATCCCGATGAGGTCGTCGACAAGGAGCTACCGACGGACGGCGACCTGATCCTCGAGCCCGATCTATCCACCCTGACCGTCGTGCCATGGGCGAGCGATCCCACGGCGCAGATCATCCATGACGCCTATTTCCGCGATGGCCGCCCGGTCGAGACGTCGCCGCGACAGGTGTTGAAGCGCGTTGTAGACATGTACCGCCAGCGCGGCTGGCAGCCGATCGTCGCGCCGGAAATCGAGTTCTATCTCGTCAAGCGCAACACCGACCCGGACTATCCGCTGGAGCCGCCGATCGGACGTTCCGGCCGGGCTGAAATCGGCCGGCAGGCCTATTCAATCGCGGCGGTCAACGAATTCGATGCCTTGTTCGATCTCATCTATGACTACTCGGAGGCGCAGGGTCTGGAGATCGATACCCTTATCCATGAGGAAGGCGCCGGCCAGATGGAGATCAACCTGCGTCACGGTGATCCCATCGATCTCGCCGATCAGGTATTCCTCTTCAAGCGCACCATTCGGGAAGCCGCGCTGGCACATGACATGTACGCGACCTTCATGGCAAAGCCCATCGCCCACCAGCCAGGCTCGGCCATGCACATCCACATGTCGGTGGTTGATGCGGAAACGGGCGCCAATATCTTCACCAATCAAGCTGACGGCCAGCCGACGCAGGAGTTCTTCTCCTATATCGCCGGCCTGCAGACCCATCTGCCCGCTGCAATGGCCATGCTCGCGCCTTATGTGAACTCCTATCGGCGTCTGACGCGCCATTCGACGGCGCCCATCAACACGCGTTGGGGATACGACAACCGCACGACTGGCCTCAGGGTTCCGCCATCCAGCCCGGAAGCACGGCGCGTCGAGAACCGGGTCCCCTCCTCCGACGCCAATCCCTATCTCGCCATCGCCGCCTCACTCGCCTGTGGCCTTCTCGGCGTCGAGCGGCGGTTGAGACCTGGCGAACCGGTTCCCGGCTCGGCCTACGATCTCGATCACGATCTGCCGCTCGGCCTGCTCGAGGCGGTGGCGGCCCTCGAGGAAAGCGAGGCCATGCGTGAGATTTTAGGCGAGAGCTTCGTACGCGCCTTCACCGCGGTGAAGCGCTCCGAGTTCGAGACTTTCATGGAGGTAATCAGCCCCTGGGAACGCGAATACCTGCTTCTCAATGTCTGA
- a CDS encoding Dabb family protein, translated as MVYFKYIIAALLIVFIPIATFFLFFMDVIPRSSFSAARVEHVVLVRFRADVAKPEIDGVFAALGQLRHTIPGIIRIRAGSNSSPEELDRGYKHMFIVDFVNDAARDAYLKDPKHAAVSRQLLSLVDGGTDGLIVADLAIGD; from the coding sequence ATGGTATATTTTAAGTATATAATTGCCGCACTCCTTATCGTTTTTATTCCAATCGCCACCTTCTTCCTTTTCTTTATGGATGTCATCCCACGATCATCATTCTCGGCTGCGCGGGTCGAACATGTGGTTCTGGTTCGCTTTCGCGCGGATGTTGCTAAACCGGAAATCGACGGCGTTTTCGCCGCCTTGGGGCAGCTTCGCCACACTATCCCCGGCATCATCCGGATCCGGGCGGGCTCGAACAGCAGCCCGGAGGAACTGGATCGTGGTTATAAGCACATGTTCATCGTCGATTTCGTGAACGACGCGGCACGGGATGCCTATCTCAAAGATCCCAAGCACGCGGCCGTCTCACGGCAGCTCCTCTCGCTTGTGGACGGAGGCACGGATGGCCTCATCGTCGCCGATCTTGCGATCGGGGACTGA
- a CDS encoding ABC transporter permease encodes MIRRLSRLDTTVLTLGFVFLYLPLVVLVIYSFNGSQLVAVWGGFSTRWYSEVWANSQLIDALWTSVGVALVSASLATVLGTFAALALVRHGRFRGRTLFTGMIYAPLVMPEVITGLALLLFFVSLDIGRGFWTVTLAHTSFTMSFVAVVVQSRLIAFDRSLEEAALDLGSPPLRTFFKVTLPLIAPSVGAGFLLALTLSLDDVVIASFTTGPGTSTLPIEIFNKARRGLSPEINALCTLMLLAVTVLVIASSLVTKARNGDAAAL; translated from the coding sequence ATGATCCGCCGCCTTTCCCGTCTCGACACAACCGTGCTGACGTTGGGCTTCGTTTTTCTCTATCTGCCCCTTGTCGTCCTGGTGATCTATTCGTTCAATGGCTCGCAGCTCGTGGCGGTGTGGGGCGGCTTTTCGACACGCTGGTACAGCGAGGTCTGGGCCAACTCGCAGCTTATCGATGCCCTATGGACCTCCGTCGGGGTCGCGCTCGTCTCGGCGAGCCTCGCGACTGTCTTGGGGACGTTCGCCGCCCTGGCGCTCGTGCGTCACGGCCGCTTCCGCGGCAGAACATTGTTCACGGGCATGATCTATGCGCCGTTGGTGATGCCGGAGGTGATCACGGGTCTCGCACTTCTGCTCTTCTTTGTTTCGCTGGATATCGGACGTGGCTTCTGGACCGTGACGCTCGCTCACACGAGTTTCACCATGAGCTTCGTCGCGGTTGTCGTGCAATCGCGGCTGATCGCTTTCGACCGCAGCCTCGAGGAAGCAGCACTCGACCTCGGCTCGCCACCCCTGCGCACTTTCTTCAAGGTCACGCTGCCGCTGATCGCGCCTTCGGTCGGTGCCGGCTTCCTGCTGGCGCTCACCCTGTCGCTTGACGATGTCGTCATCGCCAGCTTCACCACCGGTCCCGGCACTTCGACTTTGCCGATCGAAATTTTCAACAAGGCGCGCCGGGGCCTGTCTCCCGAGATCAATGCCCTGTGCACTCTGATGCTGCTCGCCGTGACCGTCCTCGTCATCGCTTCGTCGCTCGTGACGAAGGCGAGGAACGGCGATGCCGCGGCACTTTAA
- a CDS encoding acetoacetate--CoA ligase, with the protein MTSSRPIWAPDAAEASLSTVARFMRFLGARVGRTFSSYRELHAFSVADRAAFWSALWDFCGVVGERTDVVLAQDTMPGATFFPGARLNFAENLLQRRDHATAIVFRGEDKEEARLSFADLYSLVSHMQQWLESLGVGPGHRVAAMMPNRPETVAAMLATAALGATWASCSPDFGVHGVLDRFGQITPTVFFAVDGYWYAGKRIPIGDKVRDIAARLPSLKAVALVPYLGDAEELADTIPHAVYLPEVLAAFPARAVHFPRFPFDHPLYVLFSSGTTGAPKCIVHGAGGALLQHLKEHRLHFDIRAGDRVFYFTTCGWMMWNWLAAVLASDATILLYDGSPLHPSPNVLFDYAEDERATLFGTSAKFIDSCHKAGIRPRDRYDLSTVRVIASTGSPLSPESYDYVYDAVSPDAQLVSMSGGTDILGCFVLGEPTSPVWRGEIQAPGLGLAIEVWDEDGRPMVSGKGELVCSKAFPTMPLAFWNDPDGSRYRASYFERFPGVWCHGDFAEWTEHGGIVIHGRSDATLNPGGVRIGTAEIYAQLDRIPEVLEGIAIGQEWDNDVRVVLFVRLAEGARLDAALEEAIRAAIRTGASPRHVPAKILAVADIPRTKSGKITELAVRDIVHGRAVKNADSLANPEALEFFRDRPELRL; encoded by the coding sequence ATGACATCGTCGCGACCGATTTGGGCGCCGGATGCGGCGGAAGCGTCCCTATCAACAGTTGCACGTTTCATGCGTTTTCTCGGCGCGCGCGTCGGGCGAACCTTTTCTTCCTATCGCGAGCTTCATGCTTTCTCGGTTGCAGATCGCGCGGCCTTCTGGTCTGCCTTATGGGACTTCTGCGGCGTTGTGGGCGAGCGCACGGATGTGGTGCTCGCGCAGGACACCATGCCGGGGGCGACCTTTTTTCCCGGGGCTCGCCTCAACTTCGCGGAAAATCTCCTGCAGCGGCGTGACCACGCCACGGCCATCGTTTTCCGCGGAGAGGACAAGGAGGAGGCGAGGCTCTCCTTCGCCGACCTGTACAGCCTCGTTTCCCATATGCAGCAATGGCTCGAAAGCCTTGGCGTTGGTCCCGGTCATCGCGTTGCTGCGATGATGCCGAACCGCCCTGAGACCGTCGCCGCCATGTTGGCGACCGCCGCACTAGGCGCGACCTGGGCCTCCTGCTCGCCGGATTTCGGCGTCCATGGCGTGCTGGACCGATTTGGGCAAATCACGCCGACAGTGTTCTTCGCGGTCGACGGCTATTGGTATGCCGGCAAGCGGATACCGATTGGTGACAAGGTGAGGGACATTGCAGCACGCCTGCCGAGTCTCAAGGCTGTCGCCCTCGTGCCTTATCTTGGCGATGCCGAGGAGCTAGCCGACACCATTCCCCACGCTGTCTATCTGCCCGAGGTGCTCGCGGCCTTTCCGGCGCGGGCTGTACATTTCCCGCGTTTTCCCTTCGACCATCCTCTCTATGTTCTCTTCTCCTCCGGAACGACGGGCGCGCCCAAATGCATTGTGCATGGAGCGGGTGGCGCACTGCTTCAGCACCTGAAGGAGCATCGGCTGCATTTCGATATCCGCGCCGGAGACCGGGTCTTTTATTTCACAACATGTGGCTGGATGATGTGGAACTGGCTTGCCGCTGTTCTCGCCAGCGATGCGACGATCCTCCTTTACGACGGTTCGCCGCTCCACCCCTCGCCGAACGTGCTGTTCGACTATGCCGAGGATGAACGGGCGACCCTGTTCGGCACGTCGGCGAAGTTCATCGACAGTTGCCACAAAGCTGGAATACGCCCCCGCGATCGCTACGATCTGTCCACGGTGCGCGTCATCGCTTCGACGGGTTCACCGCTTTCGCCCGAGAGCTACGACTACGTCTATGACGCGGTTTCGCCCGACGCGCAGCTGGTATCGATGTCAGGCGGGACGGACATCCTCGGCTGCTTCGTTCTGGGGGAGCCGACGTCGCCTGTGTGGAGGGGGGAGATTCAAGCGCCGGGGCTGGGATTAGCCATCGAGGTATGGGACGAGGATGGCCGGCCCATGGTGTCCGGCAAAGGCGAGCTGGTCTGCTCCAAGGCCTTTCCCACCATGCCGCTCGCCTTCTGGAACGACCCGGACGGCAGCCGCTACCGCGCGAGTTATTTCGAGCGGTTTCCCGGGGTCTGGTGCCATGGCGACTTCGCCGAATGGACGGAGCATGGGGGCATTGTCATTCATGGGCGCTCGGATGCAACCCTCAACCCTGGCGGCGTGCGGATCGGAACAGCGGAAATCTATGCTCAGCTTGATAGAATTCCGGAGGTGCTTGAAGGGATCGCGATCGGGCAGGAATGGGACAACGACGTGCGGGTGGTGCTTTTCGTACGGCTCGCGGAAGGGGCAAGGCTCGACGCGGCGCTGGAGGAGGCGATACGCGCGGCAATACGGACCGGCGCCAGCCCGAGGCATGTTCCCGCCAAGATTCTTGCGGTTGCAGACATTCCGCGCACGAAGTCAGGCAAGATTACTGAGCTCGCCGTGCGTGACATCGTCCATGGCAGGGCTGTCAAGAACGCGGATTCACTAGCCAACCCCGAAGCGCTTGAGTTCTTCCGCGACCGACCGGAATTGCGCCTATGA
- a CDS encoding AsmA family protein, whose amino-acid sequence MTRRTFFLLASISFVLALAAVTPWAVPGLRLDREVARQVERVTGLTLVSEGDATLTLLPVPRITLPDVTLRAANGERMAFARQLRADINLLTLFGSRQIAIAEATLVAPAVRLRPLTAPDLWPSLQQRLTDTSASVTPTRLTLLRGQLLDDDGDDVADDIDLFAKWSPQDDDLDLQGRGRWRGEMVDFRAINLQPRSLAAGQSSPAWISVSSRLISASLLGTIEAVDALRTRGRYSLKSPSLADAVMWLDHPLPLATQIDSFALSGDGDLSLRGGAIPAATIELGKNPLEGALVLRFEGDRPFLSATVAADTLDLDRLLQPLVPARSSWGSWSRETFTPMLDSANLDIRLSANSARLGALAFENVAAGIMMNAGRTEVSVGRASLGQGTLKGRLIMTQSQTPGVEVKLMGSFDRIEAGDVINEVFGNRRFTGLAQGQIALESSGRSFAALANELGGKLTLNLRQGEIAGLDLADIAKRVQARPLSTAMEWRGGRTNFDQIGLSLAIANGVGDITDATMNAPGLRGTLGGRIDIADRQLSLRGVVTPPTTAVPAKGFPLGITGNWDSPSIAPDIQALIERSSVTAPLFAAPINSLQRGPARIEAIKAQ is encoded by the coding sequence ATGACACGACGGACGTTTTTCCTCCTCGCATCGATCTCGTTTGTGCTGGCGCTTGCGGCGGTGACGCCCTGGGCTGTGCCAGGCCTGAGGCTTGATCGGGAGGTGGCACGGCAAGTGGAGCGTGTGACGGGCCTGACGCTCGTGTCGGAGGGGGATGCCACCCTCACCCTGCTGCCCGTACCAAGGATCACTTTGCCCGACGTGACGCTTCGCGCCGCCAACGGCGAGCGCATGGCCTTCGCACGCCAGCTGCGCGCCGACATCAATCTCCTTACGTTGTTCGGCTCCCGACAGATCGCCATCGCGGAAGCGACCTTGGTCGCACCGGCTGTGCGCCTGCGGCCCTTAACCGCTCCGGATCTGTGGCCCAGTCTGCAGCAGCGCCTCACTGACACGAGCGCGTCCGTCACGCCAACACGGCTCACGCTGTTGCGGGGGCAATTGCTCGATGATGACGGCGATGACGTCGCGGATGACATCGACCTTTTCGCCAAATGGTCCCCGCAGGATGACGATCTCGATCTCCAAGGTCGTGGGCGTTGGCGTGGCGAGATGGTGGATTTCCGCGCGATCAATCTCCAACCGCGCAGCCTTGCAGCCGGGCAAAGCTCCCCGGCTTGGATCTCGGTTTCGTCACGCCTGATATCCGCTTCGCTCCTGGGCACGATCGAGGCCGTCGACGCTCTACGAACCCGGGGCCGCTACAGCCTCAAGAGCCCATCGCTCGCCGACGCCGTGATGTGGCTCGACCATCCTCTGCCGCTTGCGACCCAGATCGATAGCTTCGCGCTGAGCGGCGATGGCGATCTTTCGTTGCGCGGTGGAGCCATCCCCGCGGCAACGATCGAGCTTGGCAAGAACCCGCTCGAGGGTGCGCTGGTGTTGCGCTTCGAGGGAGACCGTCCTTTCCTGTCGGCCACGGTAGCAGCCGACACGCTCGACCTGGACCGGCTGCTGCAGCCCCTTGTCCCCGCTCGCTCCTCCTGGGGAAGCTGGAGCCGCGAGACATTCACGCCGATGCTTGACAGCGCGAACCTCGACATTCGCCTGTCCGCCAATTCGGCACGCCTCGGCGCGCTGGCTTTTGAGAACGTCGCCGCCGGCATCATGATGAACGCCGGCCGCACCGAGGTGTCCGTCGGGCGGGCCTCGCTCGGCCAGGGCACCCTCAAAGGACGGCTGATCATGACCCAGAGCCAGACGCCTGGTGTCGAGGTCAAGCTCATGGGCAGCTTCGACCGGATCGAAGCCGGAGATGTGATCAACGAAGTTTTTGGCAACAGGCGGTTCACCGGGCTCGCCCAAGGGCAGATCGCCCTCGAATCGAGCGGTCGCTCCTTCGCGGCGCTTGCCAATGAGCTTGGTGGGAAACTTACCCTCAACCTGCGTCAGGGCGAGATTGCCGGGCTCGATTTGGCCGACATTGCCAAGCGCGTCCAAGCCCGGCCGCTTTCGACCGCGATGGAATGGCGGGGCGGTCGCACCAATTTCGATCAGATCGGCCTCAGCCTTGCGATTGCGAACGGCGTCGGCGACATCACGGACGCCACCATGAACGCTCCGGGACTGCGCGGCACTCTCGGCGGGCGGATCGATATCGCGGACCGCCAGCTCAGCTTGCGAGGCGTGGTCACCCCACCGACGACTGCCGTGCCGGCTAAAGGCTTCCCGCTCGGTATCACAGGAAATTGGGACAGCCCCTCAATCGCTCCCGACATCCAGGCCCTTATAGAGCGCTCATCGGTGACCGCGCCCCTGTTCGCGGCTCCGATCAACAGCCTCCAGCGGGGCCCGGCTCGCATCGAGGCCATCAAAGCGCAATAA
- a CDS encoding SOS response-associated peptidase family protein, translating to MCNLYSVTKGQQAIRELAKAFEDYTGNLQRMPGVFPDYSAPIVRHGPNGRALALARWGMPSSQFALMQAAKKRAAKLEAKGQAFDFKELLKMEPDSGTTNVRKTDSKHWQRWLGPDNRCLVPFTSFSEFNREAGGDIWFALNEERPLAFFGGIWTERWPSVRKIKTGLEVADLYAFLTTDANAEVAPIHPTAMPVILTTEAEREIWMRAPWSEARDLQRPLPDGSLQIVAKGVKTDDALPSL from the coding sequence GTGTGCAATCTCTACTCCGTCACCAAAGGCCAGCAGGCTATCCGCGAGCTGGCGAAGGCGTTCGAGGATTACACAGGCAACCTGCAGCGCATGCCGGGCGTCTTCCCCGACTACTCCGCGCCGATCGTGCGCCATGGGCCGAACGGACGGGCCTTGGCTCTAGCACGATGGGGGATGCCGTCGTCCCAGTTCGCACTGATGCAGGCAGCAAAGAAGCGCGCCGCGAAGCTCGAAGCCAAGGGCCAGGCGTTTGACTTCAAAGAGCTCCTGAAAATGGAACCGGACAGCGGCACGACCAACGTCCGCAAAACCGACAGCAAGCACTGGCAACGCTGGCTGGGGCCAGACAATCGGTGCCTCGTGCCATTCACCTCATTCAGCGAGTTCAACAGAGAGGCCGGCGGCGACATCTGGTTCGCCCTCAATGAGGAGCGCCCGCTCGCCTTCTTCGGTGGTATCTGGACCGAGCGTTGGCCAAGCGTTCGCAAGATCAAGACCGGACTGGAGGTTGCTGACCTCTATGCCTTCCTGACCACGGACGCGAACGCGGAAGTGGCTCCCATCCATCCCACAGCCATGCCCGTCATTCTCACCACCGAGGCGGAACGGGAAATCTGGATGCGGGCGCCCTGGAGCGAGGCCAGAGACCTACAGCGTCCGCTCCCAGACGGCTCGCTGCAAATCGTAGCCAAAGGCGTCAAGACCGACGACGCTCTTCCATCTCTTTGA
- a CDS encoding ABC transporter permease subunit, with protein sequence MTIPHSKSPTRRLMQAAVPAIPYAWLLVFFLVPFVIVLKLSLSQTASAMPPYQPVLDLTGGLAGIATFLSGLNLDNFLLLLEDFFYGEAVLSSVRIAATATAILVVIGFPFAYAMAKAPPACRPLLVLLVILPFWMSFLIRVYAWIGILRPQGLLDAVLIGVGLTSEPLGLLQTETAVLIGLVYCYLPFMILPLFATLEKFDWTLLEAAEDLGARPWRSFRKVTLPLALPGLAAGALLCFIPIMGEYVIPELLGGTDTLMIGKTLSDEFFKNRDWPLASAVAIVLLVIIIGPITLHRSIEMRRLEQAR encoded by the coding sequence ATGACGATACCCCATTCGAAGAGCCCGACACGACGCTTGATGCAAGCGGCGGTGCCCGCCATCCCCTACGCGTGGCTTCTCGTCTTCTTTCTTGTTCCCTTTGTCATCGTGCTGAAGCTGTCGTTATCGCAGACGGCGAGCGCCATGCCGCCGTACCAGCCTGTGCTGGACCTCACAGGGGGTCTCGCGGGGATCGCGACGTTCCTCTCTGGCCTCAATCTCGATAACTTCCTTTTGCTGCTGGAGGATTTTTTCTACGGCGAGGCGGTTCTGTCATCCGTTCGTATTGCCGCCACCGCGACGGCCATCCTCGTCGTCATCGGCTTTCCCTTCGCCTATGCCATGGCGAAGGCGCCTCCGGCCTGCCGGCCGTTGCTTGTCCTCCTGGTGATCCTGCCATTCTGGATGAGCTTTCTCATTCGCGTCTATGCCTGGATCGGCATTCTGCGTCCGCAGGGTCTCCTCGATGCGGTTCTCATCGGCGTTGGTCTCACCAGCGAGCCGCTTGGGCTCTTGCAGACAGAGACGGCAGTCCTCATCGGCCTCGTCTATTGCTACCTGCCCTTCATGATCCTGCCGCTGTTCGCCACTCTCGAGAAATTCGACTGGACCCTGCTGGAGGCTGCTGAGGACCTTGGCGCCCGGCCATGGCGGAGTTTTCGCAAGGTGACGCTGCCGCTGGCGTTGCCGGGCCTGGCCGCCGGGGCCTTGCTCTGCTTCATCCCGATTATGGGGGAATACGTCATTCCCGAGCTCCTCGGCGGGACAGACACACTGATGATCGGCAAGACCCTGTCCGACGAGTTCTTCAAGAACAGGGACTGGCCGCTCGCTTCGGCGGTGGCGATCGTTCTGCTCGTCATCATCATCGGGCCGATTACGCTGCACCGGTCGATCGAAATGCGCCGGCTGGAGCAGGCCCGATGA